The Geoglobus acetivorans genome window below encodes:
- a CDS encoding type II toxin-antitoxin system HicB family antitoxin, translating into MRLYAVLWKEGNLFFIKEFFTGVTTQGETMDKAVENMREAARMYLEKMPEVLEEIEERDVIGVINVEIDTLFDENLFESENSI; encoded by the coding sequence ATGAGACTCTATGCAGTTCTCTGGAAAGAGGGGAATCTGTTTTTCATCAAGGAGTTTTTCACCGGAGTAACTACGCAGGGAGAAACAATGGACAAAGCGGTTGAAAATATGCGGGAGGCTGCGAGGATGTATCTCGAAAAGATGCCCGAAGTTCTGGAGGAGATAGAGGAGAGGGATGTCATTGGCGTAATAAATGTCGAAATCGATACGTTATTTGATGAAAACCTGTTTGAATCTGAAAATTCGATATGA